A region of Lycium barbarum isolate Lr01 chromosome 1, ASM1917538v2, whole genome shotgun sequence DNA encodes the following proteins:
- the LOC132615057 gene encoding uncharacterized protein LOC132615057 has translation MAEAMNEVEMVKCECCGLTEECTVAYIARVRERNEGRWICGLCAEAVKDEIMRSERRIGTEEAINRHMNFCKEFRALKPPQHPTEELIAAVKQLMLRSLDTPKSSPVRRQGLGVRRSVEKYK, from the exons ATGGCAGAGGCGATGAATGAAGTGGAGATGGTGAAATGCGAGTGCTGCGGATTGACGGAGGAATGCACGGTGGCGTATATAGCGAGAGTTCGCGAGAGGAACGAAGGGCGTTGGATTTGCGGACTGTGTGCTGAGGCAGTGAAGGATGAAATCATGAGATCGGAGAGGCGGATTGGTACTGAAGAGGCTATAAATCGTCACATGAATTTCTGCAAAGAGTTCAGAGCTTTAAAGCCGCCACAGCATCCAACGGAGGAATTGATAGCGGCGGTGAAGCAGCTGATGTTAAGGAGCTTGGATACGCCGAAGTCAAGTCCTGTGAGAAGGCAAG GATTAGGAGTTCGACGTTCAGTGGAAAAGTACAAGTGA
- the LOC132608441 gene encoding endoglucanase 16: MNNISVIKAFGTFVLAWFIIFQGHIVVVHGDFNYQDALTKSIIFLEAQRSGKLPPKHRPLWRGDSALQDGKSANVDLVGGYYDAGDNVKYGLPMAFTVTTLAWAAIAYHSQLQAAGELENVQSAIKWGTDYFLKASSKRNRLYVQVGDPVKDHECWTRPENMKTPRTVLMIDQNNPGTEIAAETSAAMAAASIVFRGTNRSYSRQLLNKAKLLFQFAKSHKGTYDGECPFYCSFSGYHDELLWAATWLYRATRRPTYMEFIQEEATTATVAEFSWDLKYAGAQILLSKFYFEGEKDLENFKQQADGFVCSNLPHSPHHQVHLSPGGLLHLRDGANSQYVTGAAFLFSAYSDYLAKYKQMVSCGNKRFNSADLMAFAKQQMDYLLGKNPRGKSYMVGFGNKPPTQAHHRGASVPKMSPDKAVDCSMSFVYWYNTEKPNPNELTGAIVGGPDKYDNFEDRRSSSSMTEPTTYTNSLAVGVLAKLAKHHAPS; the protein is encoded by the exons ATGAACAACATTTCTGTAATTAAGGCATTTGGAACCTTTGTTCTTGCATGGTTCATTATTTTTCAAGGTCATATTGTGGTTGTACATGGAGATTTTAATTATCAAGATGCTCTTACTAAATCAATTATTTTTCTCGAGGCACAGCGATCAGGAAAACTTCCTCCTAAACACAGGCCCTTATGGAGAGGAGATTCTGCCCTTCAAGATGGAAAATCTGCAAAT GTGGACCTTGTAGGAGGATACTATGATGCTGGAGACAATGTGAAATATGGGCTTCCTATGGCTTTTACAGTAACAACCCTAGCATGGGCTGCTATCGCTTATCACTCCCAACTCCAAGCTGCTGGAGAATTGGAAAATGTTCAATCTGCCATCAAATGGGGCACTGATTATTTCTTGAAAGCCAGTTCCAAGCGTAATCGCCTCTACGTCCAG GTCGGGGATCCAGTGaaagatcatgaatgttggaCAAGGCCAGAAAACATGAAAACGCCAAGAACTGTACTAATGATAGACCAGAATAATCCAGGAACAGAGATTGCTGCTGAGACTTCTGCAGCAATGGCAGCTGCTTCTATTGTGTTTCGTGGAACTAATCGTTCCTATTCCCGTCAACTTCTCAACAAAGCCAAACTG CTTTTTCAGTTTGCCAAAAGTCATAAAGGAACCTATGATGGGGAATGCCCTTTCTATTGCTCCTTTTCTGGCTATCAT GATGAGTTGTTGTGGGCAGCAACATGGCTGTATAGAGCAACCAGGAGGCCAACATACATGGAATTCATCCAAGAAGAGGCTACTACTGCAACGGTAGCTGAGTTTAGCTGGGACCTTAAATATGCTGGAGCTCAAATACTCCTCTCTAAG TTCTATTTTGAAGGGGAGAAAGATTTAGAGAACTTTAAGCAACAAGCTGATGGTTTTGTTTGCTCAAACCTTCCTCATAGCCCCCATCACCAGGTTCATTTGTCTCCAG GGGGTCTGCTTCACCTTAGAGATGGAGCCAATTCTCAATATGTTACTGGCGCGGCTTTTCTGTTTAGTGCTTATAGTGATTATCTAGCCAAGTACAAGCAAATGGTCAGCTGTGGTAACAAACGGTTCAATTCTGCTGATCTCATGGCCTTTGCCAAGCAACAG ATGGACTATCTACTAGGCAAAAACCCGAGAGGAAAATCATACATGGTTGGTTTTGGGAACAAACCTCCAACTCAAGCTCATCATAGAGGTGCCTCTGTCCCAAAAATGTCTCCAGACAAAGCAGTGGACTGCTCCATGAGTTTTGTTTACTGGTACAACACAGAAAAACCCAATCCTAATGAGCTAACAGGCGCCATTGTTGGTGGTCCTGATAAATATGATAACTTTGAAGATCGTCGTTCAAGTTCATCCATGACTGAGCCGacaacatatacaaattcttTGGCCGTTGGTGTCCTTGCAAAGCTCGCGAAGCACCATGCTCCGTCTTGA